The Flavobacteriales bacterium DNA window CCCCCTGAGGTCAGACTGGATATGAATCTCATTCCGCTTCTGAGTGCAGCCAGTAAAGAGGCTCGAGTCTCATCAGAATACGAGATCGACCCTCAGACCATCGAATCACAGATCGACCAGATACTCGACCGTAACGGTGCCACTTCACTGAAAAAACTCTTGGTGGAGTGATGCTACGTAGCGAATATGGTGGATGGACGGATGAGCAGTTGATGCTCCGGAGTGCCGAAGGGGATTCTGCGGCTTTCACAGAACTCTATGACCGCTATGCAAAACGCATGGTCAACTACTTCAGACGTATGCTGTGGAACGATGAGGAGAAAGCTTTAGACCTCACCCAGGACCTTTTCACCAAGCTAATAAAGAGTCCAGGTTCATTCAAGGAAGGGAACAAATTCAGTACCTGGATATACTCCATCGCTTCCAATATGTGTAAGAATGAGTACCGGAGCCATGAAGTGCGATCTCGCCATGCCGATGGAGTCAAGCAGGTCTATGGCGAGCATCTGATCGGCCAACAGGATCGCTATGACCGCTCCATGTTCAAGCAGCAATTGGCTGAAGAACTCGAACATCTGGACCATGCAAAGCGCAGCACCTTCATCATGCGCTACAAGCAAGGACTATCCATCAAAGAGATAGCCCAAGTCATGGATTGCAGCGAAGGAACCGTGAAATCCAGGCTATTCTATACCCTGAAAAAACTATCGGTCGGGCTGGCACAGTTCGATCCAAAAAGACAGTGATCATGAAAGAGAAATACGGACCTGAAGACCTGGAACAATTACTCGAAGAGAAGCAGTACGAAGAACTTCTTCCCGAAGAACGCCAGTATGTGCTCAAACATATCGATGGGAAGGAGGAGTATGATCTCAT harbors:
- a CDS encoding RNA polymerase sigma factor, translating into MLRSEYGGWTDEQLMLRSAEGDSAAFTELYDRYAKRMVNYFRRMLWNDEEKALDLTQDLFTKLIKSPGSFKEGNKFSTWIYSIASNMCKNEYRSHEVRSRHADGVKQVYGEHLIGQQDRYDRSMFKQQLAEELEHLDHAKRSTFIMRYKQGLSIKEIAQVMDCSEGTVKSRLFYTLKKLSVGLAQFDPKRQ